The following coding sequences are from one uncultured Cohaesibacter sp. window:
- a CDS encoding lysine--tRNA ligase: MTSQTALPLALSDELVEAAATSKAWPFEEARKLVKRYEKSGMPDEVLFETGYGPSGLPHIGTFGEVARTSMVRTAFRAITKDEVKTRMLCFSDDMDGFRKVPTNLPNQEMLAQHLGLPLTKVPDPFGTHEGFAQHNNARLCNFLDQFGFDYEFASSTHYYTSGQFDETLLRMLEVYDKVMAIILPTLGKERQATYSPFLPVCPRTGKVLQVPMIERNVSKGTVVYLDPETNEKVEVPVTGGAVKCQWKADWAMRWAALDVAYEMSGKDLIDSVKLSTKICRALGKPQPESLSYELFLDDQGAKISKSKGNGLTIEEWLTYASPESLSLFMYQKPKTAKKLYFDVIPKAVDEYFTFLDNVEKEDITKQLNNPTWHIHSGNPPKVDMPISFALLLNLVSAANAQDKDVLWGFISRYVPGASAKTHPKLDELVGYAIRYFEDFVKPKKVFRAATQMEATAMQDLAKRLAGMTEVTDAEELQTEVFAVGNAYEFGNLRDWFKALYQVLLGQDQGPRFGSFIALYGVENTIALIEKGLKGELLTK; this comes from the coding sequence ATGACTTCGCAAACCGCCCTTCCGCTCGCGCTCTCCGATGAACTCGTCGAAGCTGCAGCAACGTCCAAGGCCTGGCCGTTTGAAGAGGCACGAAAGCTGGTCAAACGCTATGAAAAATCGGGCATGCCCGACGAGGTTCTGTTCGAAACAGGCTACGGTCCGTCAGGCCTGCCGCATATCGGCACCTTTGGTGAGGTTGCTCGTACGTCCATGGTGCGTACGGCTTTTCGCGCCATCACCAAAGATGAAGTCAAGACACGCATGCTCTGCTTCTCCGATGATATGGATGGTTTCCGCAAGGTGCCGACCAATCTGCCCAATCAGGAAATGCTGGCGCAGCATCTGGGCTTGCCTCTCACAAAGGTGCCAGACCCGTTCGGCACCCATGAAGGCTTTGCCCAGCATAACAACGCACGCTTGTGCAATTTTCTTGATCAGTTTGGCTTCGATTATGAATTTGCCTCCTCGACCCATTATTATACCTCAGGCCAGTTCGACGAGACCCTGCTGAGAATGCTGGAAGTCTATGACAAGGTCATGGCCATCATTCTGCCAACACTGGGCAAGGAACGGCAGGCAACCTACTCGCCGTTCCTGCCGGTCTGCCCGCGCACCGGCAAGGTGCTTCAGGTGCCGATGATCGAGCGTAATGTTTCCAAGGGCACGGTGGTCTATCTGGATCCGGAAACCAATGAGAAGGTGGAAGTGCCGGTCACCGGTGGTGCCGTCAAATGTCAGTGGAAGGCCGACTGGGCCATGCGCTGGGCAGCCCTTGATGTCGCCTATGAAATGAGCGGCAAGGATCTGATCGACAGCGTCAAGCTCTCCACCAAGATCTGCCGTGCGCTGGGCAAGCCGCAGCCGGAAAGCCTGTCCTACGAGCTGTTCCTTGATGATCAGGGCGCCAAGATTTCCAAATCCAAGGGCAACGGCCTCACCATCGAGGAGTGGTTGACCTATGCGTCGCCCGAAAGCCTGTCACTCTTCATGTATCAGAAGCCGAAAACCGCCAAGAAGCTCTATTTCGATGTGATCCCGAAGGCGGTGGACGAGTATTTCACCTTCCTTGATAACGTCGAAAAGGAAGACATAACCAAGCAGCTCAACAATCCGACCTGGCACATCCATTCGGGCAATCCGCCCAAGGTTGACATGCCGATCAGCTTTGCGCTGCTGCTCAATCTCGTGAGCGCTGCCAACGCGCAGGACAAGGATGTTCTCTGGGGCTTCATTTCCCGCTACGTGCCGGGTGCGAGTGCCAAGACCCATCCCAAGCTCGACGAACTGGTTGGTTACGCAATCCGCTATTTCGAGGATTTCGTCAAACCCAAGAAGGTTTTCCGCGCAGCAACTCAGATGGAAGCGACCGCCATGCAGGATCTGGCAAAGCGCCTCGCTGGCATGACCGAGGTGACCGACGCCGAAGAATTGCAGACCGAAGTCTTCGCTGTTGGCAACGCCTACGAGTTTGGCAATCTGCGCGATTGGTTCAAGGCTCTCTATCAGGTGCTGCTGGGGCAGGATCAGGGACCGCGCTTTGGGTCGTTCATTGCGCTTTACGGCGTTGAAAACACCATCGCGCTGATCGAAAAGGGTCTGAAGGGTGAATTGCTCACCAAGTAA
- a CDS encoding tellurite resistance TerB family protein, whose translation MTKIVSPEEALIYVMVSTSAADRTMTDSELLKIGEEVQTLPVFSDFDHERLISVSRDCSDLLAEGGVDLVLKVVRASLPEKLRETAYALAIEVAAADLQVEQDELQFLLLLRDELELDRLHVGAIEHSARVRYRRMY comes from the coding sequence ATGACCAAGATCGTCTCGCCGGAAGAAGCCCTTATCTATGTAATGGTTTCAACATCCGCCGCCGACAGGACCATGACCGACTCTGAGCTCTTGAAAATCGGGGAAGAGGTTCAGACCCTGCCCGTTTTTTCAGATTTCGACCATGAACGCCTGATTTCGGTTTCTCGCGATTGCTCTGACTTGCTAGCTGAAGGTGGGGTCGATCTTGTTCTCAAGGTTGTTCGCGCCAGCTTGCCCGAAAAGCTGCGCGAAACCGCTTATGCTTTGGCAATCGAGGTTGCTGCTGCTGATTTGCAGGTTGAGCAGGATGAATTGCAGTTTTTGCTGCTGCTTCGTGACGAACTGGAACTCGATAGGCTGCATGTCGGCGCCATCGAGCACAGCGCGCGCGTCCGTTATCGCCGGATGTACTAA
- a CDS encoding 1-acyl-sn-glycerol-3-phosphate acyltransferase — protein MEETLTQKSMRVIFDGVNKAQSSLVARQSRRHLERTAHIPDDVRELVDWYIEVRARHLVTGRFGPAYAPLIRKAVRYKNLCRLISGWRYNESGYQMAEAMLALMEPRVSTTGLQYLPQNGGCLVATNHPTGLPDGLALFDQVRKVRQDLALFVFADLLSINPNATDLMIPVEWRPNLRDRSAMKRTMSIAAEAFRNDRCVGIFPSGRLSYWNGLRLKERPWNSSFLRMAKKHKIPIVPGHIRARNSLTFYALSQISTELRDIQSIRELQNKHGAKFHITLGKPIDPDSLIGDQEEITAKMQRYVEDILPKHPDRAFDPKA, from the coding sequence ATGGAAGAAACTCTGACACAGAAATCCATGCGCGTCATTTTTGATGGCGTGAACAAGGCCCAGTCTTCTCTCGTTGCCCGACAGTCCCGGCGTCATCTGGAGCGCACCGCTCATATCCCGGACGATGTACGCGAATTGGTGGATTGGTATATAGAAGTGCGTGCGCGCCATTTGGTGACTGGCCGTTTTGGCCCCGCTTATGCTCCTCTCATTCGCAAAGCCGTTCGCTACAAAAATCTCTGCCGCTTGATTTCCGGTTGGCGCTACAATGAGTCCGGCTACCAGATGGCCGAAGCGATGCTGGCGCTTATGGAGCCTCGAGTTTCGACAACCGGCCTTCAGTATTTGCCTCAAAACGGAGGATGTCTGGTCGCGACCAACCACCCGACAGGGCTACCCGATGGCTTGGCGCTTTTTGATCAGGTGCGCAAGGTCCGGCAGGATCTGGCTCTGTTCGTATTTGCAGATCTTTTATCGATCAACCCGAACGCCACCGACCTGATGATCCCTGTCGAATGGCGGCCCAACCTTCGCGACAGATCGGCGATGAAGCGGACCATGTCCATCGCCGCCGAGGCTTTTCGAAATGACCGCTGCGTGGGGATCTTTCCATCCGGTCGCCTGTCTTACTGGAACGGTTTGCGGCTCAAGGAACGTCCATGGAACTCAAGCTTTCTGCGTATGGCGAAGAAACACAAGATCCCGATCGTTCCGGGCCATATCCGCGCCCGCAACTCGCTTACTTTCTACGCTCTTAGCCAGATTTCAACCGAGCTGCGCGATATCCAGTCGATTCGTGAGCTGCAAAACAAGCATGGCGCAAAGTTTCACATAACCCTTGGCAAACCCATTGATCCGGACAGTCTGATCGGGGATCAGGAAGAGATCACAGCCAAGATGCAGCGCTATGTAGAGGATATTTTACCCAAGCATCCCGACCGTGCCTTCGACCCAAAGGCATAG
- a CDS encoding thymidine kinase — protein MSKVYFTYSAMNAGKSTLLLQASYNYVERGMRTLLYTAALDNRTKVGEISSRIGLMAEAFIFTADTDLFEHICKQFDVETGNKKPNCIFFDEAQFLSEEQVWQLCRVADELKIPVMCYGLRTDFQGQLFPGSKCLLAWADELREARTICWCGRKASMVVRIDHDGKIIDEGDQVVIGGEESYVSLCRKHWAEKDLGDADRSDPQGDLPFDA, from the coding sequence ATGTCTAAAGTCTATTTTACCTATTCGGCGATGAACGCAGGCAAGTCCACCTTGCTTTTGCAGGCTTCATATAACTATGTCGAACGAGGCATGCGGACGCTGCTCTATACAGCAGCACTGGATAACCGCACCAAGGTTGGCGAGATTTCATCCCGCATCGGACTGATGGCCGAGGCCTTCATTTTTACTGCCGATACGGATCTGTTCGAGCATATATGCAAGCAGTTTGACGTTGAAACGGGCAACAAGAAACCCAATTGCATCTTTTTCGATGAAGCCCAGTTTCTTTCTGAAGAACAGGTCTGGCAGCTTTGCCGGGTGGCAGACGAGCTGAAAATTCCGGTTATGTGCTATGGTCTCAGAACCGATTTCCAGGGCCAACTTTTCCCGGGGTCAAAATGCCTTCTGGCATGGGCCGATGAATTACGGGAAGCTCGCACCATTTGCTGGTGTGGTCGCAAGGCCTCCATGGTGGTGCGCATAGACCATGACGGCAAGATCATCGATGAAGGCGATCAGGTCGTGATCGGGGGCGAAGAAAGCTATGTCTCTCTTTGCCGCAAGCATTGGGCCGAAAAAGATCTGGGCGATGCCGACCGGTCAGACCCTCAAGGAGACCTGCCATTTGATGCATGA
- a CDS encoding DUF930 domain-containing protein, with protein sequence MRPCEPNLTDAGYNRWSLRGFGTIASSLLMHGFLLLILLSIAPKLLPPIEKEDPISVEFVPPPAAPPAPPERTAAPAPAPQALAAKPQADPELAPENPSAPVKQQDGMMHSRQIFSQAVLTQKGNEEALVDYRNLAPDEQREQLCSLETLEQIAIWSKVYKPERMVSYTFGAVRYEGAHVIANGAVFWSHGNWHRVKFDCELSTDQSKVVNLAFAVGTIVPKSDWEDYYLTEYK encoded by the coding sequence ATGCGACCATGTGAGCCGAACCTGACAGACGCCGGTTATAATCGATGGAGCTTGCGCGGCTTCGGAACGATTGCGTCTTCACTTCTGATGCATGGGTTTTTACTGCTTATTCTGCTTTCCATCGCGCCAAAACTTTTGCCCCCGATAGAAAAAGAAGACCCGATTTCTGTAGAATTCGTCCCGCCGCCTGCCGCTCCTCCAGCCCCGCCAGAAAGAACGGCCGCACCAGCACCCGCACCGCAAGCATTGGCGGCCAAGCCTCAGGCGGATCCTGAGTTGGCGCCGGAAAATCCGTCTGCGCCGGTGAAACAACAGGACGGCATGATGCATTCTCGTCAGATATTCTCACAAGCCGTACTGACACAGAAAGGCAATGAGGAGGCCCTGGTCGACTATCGGAATCTGGCTCCGGATGAACAGCGCGAGCAGCTTTGTTCGCTGGAAACTCTTGAACAAATCGCGATTTGGAGCAAGGTCTATAAACCCGAACGCATGGTCAGCTACACCTTCGGCGCAGTTCGATATGAAGGCGCACACGTCATCGCAAATGGCGCCGTTTTCTGGAGTCACGGCAACTGGCATCGGGTGAAGTTTGATTGCGAACTCTCCACCGACCAAAGCAAAGTGGTCAATCTAGCCTTTGCCGTGGGCACCATTGTGCCCAAAAGCGATTGGGAAGACTATTATCTTACCGAATATAAGTGA
- a CDS encoding alpha/beta family hydrolase, which produces MTNPTPLTADSPFDFLINEPEGTPRAVLMLAHGAGAPMDASFMERIASMLTENGIVVVRFEFSYMARRRVDGKRRPAGRAERWTHHYFRAVEELLQGERWNNAWDDLPLLIGGKSMGGRVAAMLACDEDLDLAVKGVVVLGYPFHPIGKSEPENWRMEPLEKSLLPVLICQGERDDFGWWDEVEAIELPPQVTLEWITDGSHDLGPTGKSEATMKSNMLHAAKLAADFAANPPILEMDFGPEQELDDFDMDDED; this is translated from the coding sequence ATGACCAACCCGACGCCACTTACAGCAGACAGCCCATTTGATTTTCTCATCAACGAGCCAGAGGGAACGCCTCGCGCGGTTCTGATGCTGGCCCATGGCGCAGGAGCGCCAATGGATGCGTCTTTCATGGAGCGGATTGCTTCCATGTTGACGGAAAATGGCATCGTCGTCGTTCGCTTTGAATTTTCCTACATGGCTCGTCGTCGCGTGGATGGAAAGCGCCGCCCGGCAGGGCGCGCGGAGCGTTGGACCCATCATTACTTCCGGGCGGTCGAAGAGCTTCTGCAAGGCGAGCGCTGGAACAACGCTTGGGATGATTTGCCCTTGTTGATCGGTGGCAAGAGCATGGGCGGGCGTGTGGCCGCCATGCTGGCTTGTGATGAAGATCTCGATCTGGCGGTCAAGGGCGTGGTCGTGTTGGGCTATCCGTTCCACCCGATTGGTAAATCCGAGCCGGAAAACTGGCGAATGGAGCCGTTGGAAAAGAGCCTCCTGCCGGTTCTGATCTGTCAGGGTGAGCGCGATGATTTTGGCTGGTGGGATGAAGTGGAGGCGATCGAGTTACCACCTCAGGTGACCCTGGAATGGATTACCGATGGCAGCCACGATTTGGGGCCTACCGGCAAGTCCGAAGCAACCATGAAAAGCAATATGCTTCATGCCGCCAAACTGGCCGCAGATTTCGCCGCCAATCCTCCCATTCTGGAAATGGATTTCGGCCCCGAACAAGAGCTTGACGATTTCGATATGGATGACGAAGACTAA
- a CDS encoding sterol desaturase family protein, with protein sequence MTDHQIIRLTMDNSGLFSLFGLSENSLRLGIFLSAFVIMALAEWLLPKRDRSVSQRRRWMTNWGIVILDSVVTRLVMPILPIGIALFATEHGWGLLNWIALPGWLSILIAFLILDFAIWLQHLLSHRIPLFWKLHKVHHVDRDIDVSTALRFHPFEILLSLLYKICWVLVFGAPAIAVFLFEVVLNAAALFNHANVRLPENVDRILRLLVVTPDMHRVHHSNRPRETHSNFGFNLSIWDRMFRTYVAQPQDGHEGMTIGLDPYQNEKPSQFFWSLLLPFRKR encoded by the coding sequence GTGACAGATCACCAGATCATAAGGCTGACAATGGACAATAGCGGTTTGTTTTCTCTATTCGGGCTCAGTGAAAACAGTTTGCGCCTCGGAATATTCCTGTCGGCCTTTGTCATCATGGCTCTGGCCGAATGGTTGCTGCCCAAAAGGGATCGTTCGGTGTCTCAAAGGCGGCGCTGGATGACCAACTGGGGGATAGTCATTCTTGACAGCGTTGTTACGCGGCTGGTGATGCCCATCCTGCCGATTGGTATTGCGCTCTTTGCCACCGAGCATGGCTGGGGTCTTCTCAACTGGATTGCCCTGCCCGGCTGGCTTTCCATCCTCATTGCTTTTCTCATTCTGGATTTCGCCATCTGGCTTCAGCACCTTCTTTCGCACCGCATTCCGCTGTTCTGGAAACTGCACAAGGTGCATCATGTAGATCGGGACATTGATGTATCGACTGCCTTGCGGTTCCACCCGTTCGAGATATTGCTATCGTTACTCTACAAGATATGCTGGGTGCTGGTTTTTGGTGCGCCTGCCATTGCGGTGTTTCTGTTCGAGGTGGTGCTCAATGCGGCGGCTCTGTTTAACCACGCAAACGTCCGGCTGCCGGAAAATGTTGATCGCATCTTGCGGCTACTGGTGGTGACCCCGGATATGCACCGCGTTCACCATTCAAACCGGCCACGGGAGACGCACTCCAATTTCGGCTTCAATCTATCGATCTGGGACAGGATGTTCCGCACCTATGTGGCGCAGCCTCAAGACGGGCACGAGGGCATGACCATCGGGCTTGACCCGTATCAGAATGAAAAACCCAGCCAGTTTTTCTGGTCGCTCCTGCTTCCCTTCCGCAAGCGCTAG
- a CDS encoding transporter substrate-binding domain-containing protein, which yields MQPEANNQPENAADDANVEGDVNSDTTGLEATRRQRATMAEEPIASEGWAEADFTGFIDIYQRLRQPDEKLLQDGLRLLTADGFSPFNYRDNDGAPVGYHVELARAFCEQLNIACSMKIVPFDQIPELIANGEADAALAGLVRNPDFRGKLAFSNIFLKRPGRFLKMKDAALKLDKKSMEGKPVAVIGGTAHEAFLRAYFDHLNRVPVNDLHAARDLLQEGKVVAIFGDAFQLLPFATERNGVFAFAGKPYYDDHFFGDGMSFAFTAGKEGVGNLLNVGLQKLAKSGRMSELYARHFALDVYADYQ from the coding sequence ATGCAGCCGGAGGCGAACAACCAGCCGGAAAATGCTGCGGATGACGCGAATGTCGAGGGGGATGTGAACAGCGATACAACGGGGCTGGAGGCAACCCGCAGGCAGCGCGCAACCATGGCAGAAGAGCCGATTGCGAGCGAAGGCTGGGCCGAGGCAGACTTCACCGGATTTATCGATATCTATCAGCGCTTGCGCCAACCGGACGAAAAACTGTTGCAAGATGGTCTGCGTCTTCTGACCGCCGATGGCTTTTCCCCCTTCAACTATCGCGACAATGACGGGGCTCCTGTTGGCTATCATGTGGAACTGGCCCGGGCATTTTGTGAGCAGCTCAATATCGCCTGCTCGATGAAAATTGTGCCCTTCGACCAAATCCCCGAGCTTATCGCCAATGGTGAGGCAGATGCGGCTTTGGCAGGGCTGGTTCGCAATCCCGATTTCAGGGGCAAACTTGCCTTCTCCAACATATTCCTGAAACGGCCGGGCCGTTTCCTGAAGATGAAAGATGCGGCTCTGAAGCTGGATAAAAAGTCCATGGAAGGCAAGCCTGTTGCCGTGATTGGAGGCACTGCGCACGAGGCTTTTCTCAGGGCCTATTTTGACCATCTCAATCGCGTGCCGGTCAATGATTTGCATGCCGCGCGCGACTTGCTGCAAGAGGGAAAGGTGGTGGCCATTTTTGGGGATGCCTTCCAGCTTCTGCCCTTTGCTACCGAGCGCAACGGCGTTTTTGCTTTTGCAGGCAAGCCCTATTATGACGACCATTTCTTTGGTGACGGCATGTCATTTGCGTTCACTGCGGGCAAGGAAGGGGTGGGCAATCTGCTTAACGTCGGTTTGCAGAAGCTCGCAAAGTCGGGGAGAATGTCAGAGCTTTATGCGCGCCATTTCGCATTGGATGTCTATGCCGACTACCAGTAG
- a CDS encoding glycosyltransferase: protein MNFLNKANSDAAYARLLNEDTAISEILPHSINPNALGERGAFNAKDLPFHLSILTHCKAFQKPEILSALFLAADRDEDLARRWTREGKLDETLYFKLVAQNLGVPFVEHVPSSCVYPAPANWPLEKLESLSWITIRPFSRLDNLPPVSDALFLSAPHGKALDQLAEKLKRDPQFRKNVRITTPRQLGSLQRSSAQNIAIQDHVFHLEKRQPHLSAHKKFSTLQFYLLAFALALIIGGCMFVSKLGILFNLLTIAIFLTMSTLRFISLWRLPHTRKQQADRLERLLQSAQMRKDARDWPSYSVLVPLFREGRVIPDLIDALCKLDYPRERLTCYLLLEHEDHETRAALAKVALPAFIELVDIPEVGPQTKPKALNFALSFLQSDLTVIYDAEDRPDPLQLKIAAMQMTEGGTSLACLQARLAIDNARSNFLTRQFAVEYAALFDGILPFLAFDRLVVPLGGTSNHFRTSVLKQIGGWDPYNVTEDADLGLRLSRFNYRIETIPSDTWEEAPESYSIWLKQRTRWFKGWMQTWLVHMRQPKQLYRKLGKDRFFSFHIMIGSMLLSTLVHPLYFVTFAMTAWNLAVYGSANGSLFFILLVLNVINLLLGYSGVMALGRKWGKKRYGFSWRAVIEMPLYWLIMTPAAWRALYQLMRDPHHWEKTSHGLSAKRTRLPLAKVTSGIKAPSVALSGKFGSHFRWRSFFMRRDPSAPKGALQTITISSKAIANNMLGDQCDREVVIYTPHGHDGAGLPLLVDLVGFTAGGPAHVSWKNFGENVPERLDRLIASGQMQPAVVAFPDCFTRLGGNQYVNSAALGNWEDFLIEEMTPAIEAQIGCGGSGRRGLFGKSSGGYGSILHAMKHADFWSAAACLSGDMAFELCYLPDMPNLLRTLARRDDSIEDFLLAFEEGPKYDGKDIHALMTLAMAASYDPDPSAFCGIRLPVAMHDCTLIEERWANWLEWDPVVLADRAEVIDNLKSMKGLWIECGYVDQYNLLYGARRLHAKLESAGVKHVYEEFPDNHSSIDYRMDTCLPFLVNSLTA from the coding sequence ATGAACTTTCTGAACAAAGCCAACTCTGACGCAGCTTACGCACGTCTTTTAAACGAAGACACGGCAATTTCAGAAATTCTGCCCCATTCCATAAATCCGAATGCGCTGGGGGAGAGAGGGGCTTTCAATGCGAAAGACTTGCCGTTTCACCTGTCGATCCTGACCCATTGCAAAGCTTTTCAGAAACCGGAAATTCTGAGTGCGCTTTTTCTCGCGGCTGATCGAGATGAAGACCTTGCCCGTCGCTGGACAAGAGAAGGCAAACTGGATGAAACGCTCTATTTCAAGCTTGTTGCGCAAAATCTGGGCGTCCCTTTTGTCGAGCACGTGCCTAGCTCTTGTGTCTATCCGGCGCCAGCAAACTGGCCCTTGGAAAAGCTTGAAAGTCTTTCATGGATCACGATCCGCCCATTTTCGAGGCTGGACAATCTGCCTCCTGTTTCAGACGCTCTCTTTCTCAGTGCCCCCCATGGCAAAGCGCTTGATCAGCTGGCCGAAAAGCTCAAACGCGATCCGCAGTTCAGAAAAAATGTCCGCATCACAACGCCGCGCCAGCTTGGCAGCCTACAACGCTCATCAGCACAAAACATCGCTATTCAGGACCATGTCTTTCATCTGGAAAAACGCCAGCCCCATCTCTCGGCGCATAAAAAATTCTCGACCCTCCAATTCTATCTCCTAGCGTTTGCTCTTGCGCTCATCATCGGGGGATGCATGTTCGTCTCCAAACTGGGAATCCTGTTCAATTTGCTCACGATTGCCATCTTTCTGACCATGAGCACCTTGCGGTTCATTTCGCTTTGGCGTTTGCCGCACACGCGCAAGCAACAGGCGGACCGTCTTGAGCGCCTTCTTCAATCAGCCCAAATGAGAAAGGATGCTCGGGACTGGCCTAGCTACTCGGTGCTGGTTCCTCTTTTCCGGGAAGGGCGCGTTATCCCCGACCTGATCGATGCCCTTTGCAAACTCGATTATCCTCGCGAACGGCTCACCTGCTATTTGCTGCTGGAACATGAGGACCATGAAACCCGCGCAGCCCTTGCCAAGGTGGCTCTGCCTGCCTTCATTGAACTCGTAGACATTCCCGAGGTCGGACCACAAACAAAACCCAAAGCGCTCAATTTTGCCTTGTCTTTCCTGCAATCGGACTTAACGGTTATCTATGACGCGGAAGACCGGCCAGACCCCTTGCAGCTCAAGATCGCAGCCATGCAAATGACGGAAGGCGGCACGTCCCTCGCTTGCCTGCAAGCCCGTCTTGCGATTGACAATGCGCGATCGAATTTCCTCACGCGCCAATTTGCCGTTGAATATGCCGCTCTGTTTGACGGCATTTTGCCATTTCTGGCTTTTGATCGATTGGTCGTCCCCCTTGGGGGAACTTCCAACCATTTCAGGACCAGCGTCCTCAAGCAAATTGGCGGCTGGGATCCCTACAATGTAACCGAAGATGCCGACTTGGGGCTGCGCCTGTCGCGGTTTAACTATCGCATTGAAACCATTCCCAGTGACACCTGGGAAGAGGCACCGGAAAGCTATTCCATATGGCTTAAACAACGCACCCGTTGGTTCAAGGGCTGGATGCAAACCTGGCTGGTCCATATGCGTCAGCCAAAACAGCTCTATCGCAAGCTCGGCAAGGATCGCTTTTTCTCCTTCCATATCATGATTGGCAGCATGCTTCTGTCGACCCTTGTGCACCCACTTTACTTTGTAACATTTGCCATGACGGCATGGAATCTTGCTGTATATGGAAGCGCAAACGGCTCACTCTTCTTCATTCTTTTGGTTCTCAACGTAATCAATTTGTTGCTCGGTTACAGCGGCGTCATGGCTCTGGGCCGCAAGTGGGGCAAAAAACGCTACGGATTCAGCTGGCGTGCGGTGATCGAAATGCCTCTTTACTGGCTCATCATGACACCTGCGGCGTGGCGAGCACTTTATCAACTGATGCGCGATCCTCATCATTGGGAAAAAACCAGCCACGGATTGTCCGCAAAGCGCACTCGCCTTCCCCTGGCCAAGGTTACCTCTGGCATCAAGGCGCCGAGTGTGGCACTTTCGGGCAAATTCGGCAGCCACTTCAGATGGAGATCTTTTTTCATGCGTCGCGATCCTTCCGCTCCCAAAGGGGCTTTGCAAACCATCACGATTTCTTCCAAGGCCATTGCGAACAACATGCTCGGGGATCAATGCGACCGCGAAGTCGTCATCTACACACCGCATGGGCACGATGGAGCGGGATTACCTTTGCTGGTGGATCTGGTCGGTTTCACGGCCGGTGGCCCGGCGCACGTGAGCTGGAAAAATTTCGGTGAGAATGTCCCGGAGCGTCTGGACCGCCTGATTGCCTCTGGCCAGATGCAACCGGCTGTCGTCGCCTTTCCCGACTGCTTCACACGCCTTGGCGGCAACCAGTATGTCAATTCCGCAGCACTCGGCAACTGGGAGGATTTTCTGATCGAGGAAATGACACCGGCAATTGAAGCCCAGATCGGTTGTGGTGGCTCCGGTCGACGAGGCCTGTTTGGCAAATCCTCGGGCGGCTATGGCTCCATTCTACATGCTATGAAACATGCCGATTTCTGGTCAGCAGCGGCATGCCTGTCGGGCGATATGGCATTTGAGCTATGCTACTTGCCAGACATGCCTAATCTGTTGCGCACGCTGGCCAGAAGAGATGATTCCATTGAAGATTTTCTTTTGGCCTTTGAGGAAGGCCCGAAATATGACGGCAAGGATATTCATGCCTTGATGACGCTGGCCATGGCCGCCAGTTATGATCCTGACCCAAGTGCATTTTGCGGTATCCGCTTGCCGGTTGCCATGCATGACTGCACGCTGATTGAAGAGCGCTGGGCCAATTGGCTGGAATGGGATCCGGTGGTGCTTGCTGACAGGGCTGAAGTCATTGACAATCTAAAATCCATGAAAGGGTTATGGATCGAATGTGGCTATGTGGATCAGTATAACCTGCTTTACGGTGCGCGCCGGTTGCATGCCAAACTGGAGAGTGCCGGCGTCAAACATGTTTACGAAGAATTTCCCGACAACCATTCTTCCATTGACTATCGCATGGACACCTGTTTGCCATTTCTTGTGAACTCGCTCACAGCCTAG